From Chloroflexota bacterium, a single genomic window includes:
- a CDS encoding replication-relaxation family protein encodes MRVRVGSRQLQVLRLLFTHRLLTAAQVQALAFETATRRTCEICLQRLHRKGWVVRAEPLHGGAGGGRSGYVYGLSAAGADVLVALAGIPLADIPTVAGPEALEPRYVNHQLAVNRCMLAIRQACQADPGATLREWRADPHARVRYQVGRSWRTVHPDAIAEIDVDGRRRWIYLEVDRGTAELRRYGLKLRRYARFCLSGSWRREYATFPEVRIVTAHRPRVLRMLAEVEDAVRRFDRAEHDALVAGFVVAVTWEAAFLANPSGAVWTPMFVPDREESLLPTDAASVRPPGDIDSGLRTSADT; translated from the coding sequence ATGCGCGTCCGTGTGGGATCCCGGCAGCTCCAGGTGCTGCGCCTGCTCTTCACCCATCGCCTGCTGACGGCCGCTCAGGTCCAGGCCCTGGCCTTTGAGACCGCCACGCGGCGCACCTGCGAGATCTGCCTGCAGCGGTTGCATCGCAAAGGGTGGGTGGTGCGGGCCGAGCCCCTCCATGGGGGCGCTGGGGGCGGCCGCAGCGGCTACGTCTACGGTCTCTCCGCCGCGGGTGCCGACGTGCTCGTGGCGTTAGCCGGGATCCCGCTGGCCGACATCCCGACGGTCGCCGGGCCCGAGGCCCTGGAGCCCCGCTACGTGAATCACCAACTGGCCGTCAACCGCTGCATGCTGGCGATCCGGCAGGCCTGTCAGGCCGATCCCGGGGCCACCCTGCGCGAGTGGAGGGCCGACCCGCACGCGCGGGTGCGATATCAGGTGGGGCGGAGCTGGCGGACGGTGCACCCCGACGCCATCGCCGAGATTGACGTGGATGGCCGGCGCCGCTGGATCTATCTGGAGGTGGATCGGGGCACGGCGGAGTTGCGGCGCTACGGGCTGAAGCTGCGGCGCTATGCGCGCTTCTGTCTCTCGGGCAGCTGGCGGCGGGAGTACGCGACGTTTCCCGAGGTGCGGATCGTGACCGCCCATCGGCCCCGGGTGCTGCGAATGCTGGCGGAGGTGGAGGACGCAGTGCGGAGATTCGACCGGGCCGAGCACGATGCGCTGGTAGCCGGGTTCGTCGTGGCGGTGACGTGGGAAGCGGCGTTTCTGGCGAATCCGAGCGGGGCCGTGTGGACACCAATGTTCGTCCCCGACCGGGAGGAGTCGCTGCTGCCGACTGATGCTGCCAGTGTCCGGCCACCGGGCGATATCGATTCTGGCCTCAGGACGTCAGCGGACACTTAG
- a CDS encoding DUF853 family protein, with product MTEHPGKEWACIKPHDALKHGLVVGPTGVGKSTFLYWWARSVMEQGYGLLVLDPKGDLVEALLAAVPPGRVQDTILLDFADTEWPVALNPLDVRDAAEGERVAGAVYTMMKELVKGEDLHWGTSMSQAFAYGFRTLAANPQIKPSMLDLERLFFDRDWRQTLLPQVTDPFLRSYWQNQVDRTSTRQFELTFGGALRRMAMLVQDPRVRNILVQPRSAVGWDGALANRKIVLANLDQADTALGAAGSRLLGSILVTQFWQAVLRRPADIRPPFFAVFDEFQEFLDTGRDMAAFFERSRSYGVGLTVATQNPGHPRLRPILDSVLINTRTHVVFGGLRAQVRHFVDEMVPTFTRQQLDGLPAYHMAITTLVDNRPARPFEARVVPIPAGDPVTADGVRDQCRQQVGKPRARIEALVAERYGEPPKDASRKTKEANSKPATPPEPSTTTGVKVGTSEPLDGLDPNPRGGA from the coding sequence ATGACCGAGCATCCGGGTAAAGAGTGGGCCTGCATCAAGCCCCACGACGCCCTCAAACACGGCCTCGTGGTCGGCCCCACGGGCGTGGGCAAGAGCACCTTCCTGTACTGGTGGGCGCGCTCCGTCATGGAACAGGGCTACGGCCTGCTCGTGCTTGATCCCAAGGGCGACCTGGTCGAGGCGCTGTTGGCCGCCGTGCCGCCCGGTCGCGTCCAGGACACGATTCTGCTGGACTTCGCCGACACCGAGTGGCCGGTGGCGCTCAACCCGCTGGACGTCCGGGACGCGGCCGAGGGCGAACGCGTGGCCGGGGCCGTCTACACGATGATGAAGGAACTGGTGAAGGGCGAGGACCTGCACTGGGGCACGTCAATGTCCCAGGCCTTCGCCTACGGCTTCCGCACCCTGGCCGCCAATCCTCAGATCAAGCCCTCCATGCTCGACTTGGAGCGGCTGTTCTTCGACCGCGACTGGCGGCAGACGCTGCTGCCGCAGGTGACCGACCCGTTCCTGCGGTCCTACTGGCAGAACCAGGTCGACCGCACCTCGACGCGGCAGTTCGAGCTGACCTTCGGCGGGGCGCTGCGGCGCATGGCGATGCTGGTGCAGGACCCGCGGGTGCGCAACATCCTGGTGCAGCCGCGCTCGGCGGTGGGCTGGGACGGGGCGCTGGCCAATCGCAAGATCGTGCTGGCCAATCTGGACCAGGCGGACACGGCGCTGGGCGCGGCGGGTTCGCGGCTGCTGGGCAGCATCCTGGTGACCCAATTCTGGCAGGCGGTGCTCCGACGACCAGCCGATATCCGGCCACCGTTCTTCGCCGTGTTCGACGAGTTCCAGGAGTTCCTGGACACGGGGCGGGACATGGCGGCGTTCTTCGAGCGCTCGCGCAGCTACGGGGTGGGACTGACGGTGGCGACGCAGAACCCCGGCCATCCGCGGCTGCGGCCGATCCTGGACAGCGTGCTGATCAACACCCGCACGCACGTGGTGTTTGGAGGCCTGCGGGCACAAGTGCGGCACTTCGTCGATGAGATGGTGCCGACGTTCACCCGCCAGCAGCTCGACGGGCTGCCGGCGTATCACATGGCGATCACGACGCTCGTGGACAATCGGCCGGCGCGCCCGTTCGAGGCGCGGGTGGTGCCCATCCCCGCCGGTGACCCGGTGACGGCCGACGGAGTGCGGGACCAGTGCCGGCAGCAGGTGGGCAAGCCGCGGGCGCGGATCGAGGCGCTGGTGGCGGAGCGCTACGGCGAGCCGCCTAAGGACGCCTCCCGAAAGACCAAGGAAGCCAATTCCAAACCTGCCACACCGCCCGAGCCTTCGACCACGACCGGCGTCAAAGTGGGCACGTCGGAGCCGTTGGACGGACTGGATCCCAACCCGAGAGGGGGCGCATGA
- a CDS encoding DUF433 domain-containing protein: MTDWETCPVVESVPDRLSGAWVFTGTRLPVSALFENLESGATVEEFLEWFEGAEDWKVRAVLRHAAESLKAPVPVSTLENPV, translated from the coding sequence ATGACGGACTGGGAAACGTGTCCGGTGGTCGAGAGCGTTCCCGACAGACTAAGCGGAGCCTGGGTCTTCACCGGTACCAGGCTGCCCGTATCCGCCCTCTTCGAGAACCTGGAGAGCGGCGCCACCGTTGAGGAATTCCTCGAATGGTTTGAGGGTGCCGAAGACTGGAAGGTCAGGGCGGTGTTGCGGCACGCGGCCGAATCCTTGAAGGCTCCCGTGCCCGTGAGCACTCTTGAGAATCCTGTTTGA
- a CDS encoding 2-oxoisovalerate dehydrogenase: MKAPAEIVFKVTEAAEGGFDARALGYSIFTQGDDWTDLKATIKDAVICHFGCEVELRVVGSHFIWDESPHTP; encoded by the coding sequence GTGAAGGCGCCAGCAGAGATCGTTTTCAAGGTGACGGAGGCAGCGGAGGGCGGTTTCGACGCTCGTGCGCTGGGCTACAGCATCTTCACGCAGGGGGACGACTGGACCGACTTGAAGGCGACGATCAAGGATGCCGTGATCTGCCACTTCGGTTGCGAGGTCGAGCTGAGGGTCGTCGGTTCGCACTTCATTTGGGACGAATCTCCGCACACCCCCTGA